One genomic window of Bacillota bacterium includes the following:
- a CDS encoding threonine synthase: MGTPISLFCTECGRALDAGTKAWRCACGGSLGLVPPPSEAVRRTFNGLRLPPEPEARPRPQVWPRGFWRYGELLPIADLKGARAYDEGLTPLVPAWTDRPAPPPWLKLDYLLPTGSYKDRGSAVMINRLRELGVAALIEDSSGNAGASVATYAARNSLGCTIFAPAGASRGKLAQIAQTGARLVTVGGARERAAEAALKAAGTAYYAGHNVNPYFLAGVKTWAYEVFEQCGGVAPDDCVFPVGGGSLLVGADLGFRDLLGAALIDRLPRLWAVQAEPCAPVVKAFELGLDAPEPVEKGPTVAEGIALARPPRGVDVLAAIRRTGGGAIAVPDEDILPAAERIASLGFFVEPTSAAAWLGYERLVAAGRLVAGATIVVALTGSGLKYTDWPVEH; this comes from the coding sequence ATGGGGACCCCGATCTCCCTTTTCTGCACTGAATGTGGACGGGCCCTCGACGCCGGGACGAAGGCTTGGCGATGTGCCTGCGGCGGTTCCCTGGGCCTGGTCCCACCCCCGTCCGAGGCCGTCCGGAGGACATTCAACGGCCTGCGGTTGCCGCCTGAGCCAGAGGCCCGGCCCCGGCCTCAGGTCTGGCCCCGGGGGTTCTGGCGCTACGGGGAGCTCCTGCCGATCGCCGATCTCAAGGGCGCGCGGGCCTACGACGAAGGGCTGACTCCCCTGGTCCCGGCCTGGACCGATCGACCGGCGCCGCCCCCCTGGCTCAAACTGGACTATCTCCTCCCCACGGGGTCCTACAAGGACCGGGGGAGCGCGGTGATGATCAACCGTCTCCGGGAGCTCGGGGTGGCCGCCCTCATCGAGGATTCGTCGGGCAACGCCGGGGCCTCGGTGGCCACCTACGCCGCCCGCAACTCCCTCGGTTGCACGATCTTCGCCCCGGCCGGTGCCTCTCGCGGCAAGCTGGCCCAGATCGCCCAGACCGGGGCCAGGTTGGTGACCGTCGGGGGGGCGCGCGAAAGGGCCGCCGAAGCGGCCCTGAAGGCCGCCGGGACGGCCTACTACGCTGGTCACAACGTCAACCCGTATTTCCTGGCCGGGGTCAAGACCTGGGCCTACGAGGTTTTCGAGCAGTGCGGCGGGGTGGCCCCCGATGACTGCGTCTTCCCGGTCGGTGGCGGCAGCCTGCTGGTCGGGGCCGACCTTGGTTTTCGCGACCTTTTGGGGGCCGCCCTCATTGACCGTCTGCCGCGGCTCTGGGCCGTCCAGGCCGAGCCGTGCGCCCCCGTGGTCAAGGCCTTCGAACTCGGGCTTGACGCCCCCGAGCCGGTCGAGAAAGGCCCGACCGTGGCTGAAGGCATTGCCCTGGCCCGACCGCCGCGGGGGGTGGACGTCCTGGCCGCCATCCGCCGGACCGGAGGCGGGGCGATCGCCGTCCCTGACGAGGACATCCTCCCGGCCGCCGAACGCATAGCCAGTCTGGGCTTCTTCGTCGAGCCGACGAGTGCCGCGGCCTGGCTCGGCTATGAGCGGCTGGTCGCGGCCGGTCGGTTGGTCGCCGGGGCGACCATCGTCGTCGCCCTGACCGGCTCCGGTCTGAAGTACACCGATTGGCCCGTCGAGCACTGA